In the Ursus arctos isolate Adak ecotype North America unplaced genomic scaffold, UrsArc2.0 scaffold_5, whole genome shotgun sequence genome, one interval contains:
- the LOC130542772 gene encoding E3 ubiquitin-protein ligase TRIM39-like, with the protein MSKNVPPAKKEKTEKENVLEVRKSKVEAPAGLEFARRFAENVTLDPDTAHPYLQIAEDNKSVKGGVILQDLPKSTQRFDNLVCVLGQQMFSEGKHSWEVSVNNKMEWTLGICKDSVCRQGEITVSPETGFWTLCLNKSNDYQAVANPPVVLHVEKPPKIIGIFLDYEAGKVSFYNVTTRSHIYTYKECFTEALRPYFYPGPLYNGQNGNPLTILPFSHLDKPGRRFLCD; encoded by the exons ATGTCTAAAA ATGTCCCACCTGCAAAGAAAG agaaaactgaaaaagagaatg ttctggaagttcGGAAATCCAAGGTCGAGGCACCAGCAG ggTTGGAATTTGCTCGGAGATTTGCAG AAAATGTTACCTTGGATCCAGACACAGCTCATCCATATCTCCAAATTGCTGAAGACAACAAAAGTGTGAAAGGAGGTGTTATCTTGCAGGATCTACCCAAAAGTACACAGCGGTTTGATAACCTAGTCTGTGTATTAGGTCAGCAAATGTTTTCTGAAGGTAAACACTCCTGGGAAGTGAGTGTgaataataaaatggaatggaCTTTAGGCATTTGTAAAGATTCTGTCTGCAGACAAGGAGAAATCACAGTGTCCCCAGAGACCGGGTTCTGGACACTGTGCTTGAATAAAAGTAATGACTACCAAGCTGTTGCAAATCCACCAGTAGTACTCCACGTTGAGAAACCTCCTAAGATTATTGGAATCTTCTTGGACTATGAGGCTGGGAAGGTCTCCTTTTATAATGTGACCACCAGGTCTCACATCTACACCTACAAAGAGTGCTTCACAGAGGCCTTGAGACCATACTTTTATCCTGGTCCCCTCTACAATGGTCAAAATGGAAACCCTCTGACCATCCTGCCCTTCAGTCATTTAGACAAGCCAGGAAGAAGATTTCTTTGTGACTGA